The following proteins are co-located in the Ananas comosus cultivar F153 unplaced genomic scaffold, ASM154086v1, whole genome shotgun sequence genome:
- the LOC109703768 gene encoding protein NLP2-like: MEGFTPLDCGATESPDLEDPFTFSALMNYDGYSEIYSPAIADQIFSALTYSAAQDVPAIWPSFASPDSAVQGRDVAIGNANSSSTAYSGCRDNMGPQKSNSHFGLSANSPFVDTSSVPRTIAGGSLPEKMLTALSLFKKSSGGGILAQVWMPIKQGDNHVLSTCEQPFLLDQILAGYREVSRQFTFSAKEAPGMFPGLPGRVFMSGMPEWTSNVLYYDGFEYLRMEYALTHRVRGSLAMPVFDSKEGSCCAVLELVTMSEKPDFDAEMDSVCNALEEVNLRTVKARPLLQNLTKNQKSAVTEILDILRVVCHAHMLPLAITWIPISSDAGNSEVFVKANGRQINSDSKNKNMLCIQESACYVNDLKMQGFLHACAEHRLEKGKGIAGKALQSNQPFFCSDVKACNIREYPLAHHARKFNLGAAVAIRLRNTYTGDDDYILEFFLPVNHKSSEEQQLLLNNLSSTMQKLCRSLRTISDAELAGIDAHEDHIHKGKYDPAVKTPFEDQNIPPDERGGDVQPEKLKSSLMRHAEKKRSLAEKNISLCVLQQYFSGSLKDAAKSIGVCPTTLKRICRQHGISRWPSRKINKVNRSLKKIQKVINSVQGVEGSLKYDPATGCLVAAVSPTQNPPLKTIAPPSCDSVLAASSRNNEPELSVLKLEHDCSHNNDHEKGEFGLIVENREESCRTTPPDSGILQYANSGGMSRLPLFSGGALSDSHVTKEIGCPEVPHKIDYNDDGIVEHSNPSSSKIDYNDDGIVEHSNPSSSSMTDSSSGSASSHPTFKKKPKSASLNENSPTITVKALYKNDMVRFKFLLSGSYQQLLEEIAKRFKLLNGTFQLKYRDDEEEWVILASDSDLQECLEVLENIESRRVKVLVRDIPFVVGSSPSSSCLLMEQ; encoded by the exons ATGGAGGGATTCACGCCTTTGGATTGCGGGGCTACGGAGAGCCCGGATTTGGAGGACCCATTCACCTTCTCGGCTCTCATGAACTACGACGGCTATTCGGAGATCTATAGTCCTGCTATCGCTGACCAGATCTTCTCAGCTCTGACCTACTCGGCAGCTCAGGATGTACCGGCAATTTGGCCCTCTTTTGCTTCGCCCGATTCTGCAGTACAAGGTAGAGATGTTGCTATCGGAAATGCGAACAGCTCTTCCACTGCTTATTCTGGCTGCAGGGATAATATGGGACCCCAGAAGAGTAATTCCCATTTCGGGCTTTCTGCGAATTCGCCATTTGTGGATACCAGCTCTGTTCCTAGAACTATAGCTGGTGGTTCGCTTCCTGAGAAGATGCTTACGGCACTGTCGTTGTTTAAGAAATCATCAGGCGGCGGAATTCTCGCCCAAGTTTGGATGCCGATCAAACAAGGCGATAATCACGTGTTGAGCACCTGCGAGCAGCCCTTCCTGCTCGATCAGATTCTCGCTGGGTATCGAGAAGTTTCTAGACAATTTACTTTCTCAGCAAAGGAAGCACCGGGCATGTTCCCTGGGCTTCCCGGGAGGGTATTTATGTCCGGCATGCCGGAGTGGACCTCGAATGTGCTCTATTATGATGGGTTCGAGTACTTGAGGATGGAATATGCGCTCACTCATCGTGTCCGCGGATCTCTAGCCATGCCGGTTTTTGATTCTAAGGAAGGCTCGTGTTGCGCCGTGCTGGAGCTCGTGACGATGTCGGAGAAGCCTGATTTCGATGCGGAGATGGACAGTGTTTGTAACGCTTTGGAG GAGGTAAACTTGCGGACTGTGAAAGCCCGACCTCTTCTCCAG AACCTCACAAAGAATCAGAAATCTGCAGTCACCGAAATACTGGATATTCTTAGAGTCGTTTGCCATGCACACATGCTTCCTTTGGCAATAACGTGGATTCCTATTTCCTCTGATGCTGGAAATTCAGAAGTTTTCGTTAAAGCTAATGGTCGACAAATTAATTCAGATTCGAAGAACAAAAATATGCTCTGCATCCAAGAATCTGCCTGTTACGTAAATGATCTGAAAATGCAGGGTTTTCTTCATGCTTGTGCTGAACACCGCCTCGAGAAAGGAAAGGGCATTGCTGGAAAAGCACTTCAATCAAATCAGCCCTTTTTCTGCTCTGATGTGAAAGCATGTAATATTCGCGAATACCCACTTGCGCATCATGCTCGAAAATTCAATCTCGGGGCTGCTGTGGCGATTAGGCTAAGGAATACATACACCGGTGATGATGATTATATATTGGAGTTTTTTCTCCCAGTTAATCACAAAAGTAGTGAAGAGCAGCAGCTTTTACTAAATAACCTGTCTAGCACAATGCAGAAACTTTGTAGGAGTTTGAGAACTATCTCAGATGCTGAATTAGCTGGAATTGATGCCCATGAAGACCACATCCATAAGGGAAAATATGACCCAGCAGTAAAGACTCCCTTCGAAGATCAGAATATTCCGCCTGATGAACGAGGAGGAGATGTACAGCCTGAGAAG TTAAAGTCTAGCTTGATGAGACATGCCGAGAAAAAACGCAGTTTAGCTGAGAAAAATATTAGCTTATGTGTGCTTCAGCAGTACTTCTCTGGGAGTCTGAAAGACGCCGCAAAGAGCATTGGTG TTTGTCCGACTACCCTGAAACGGATATGCAGGCAACATGGTATCTCAAGATGGCCTTCCCGCAAAATAAACAAGGTAAACCGCTCTCttaagaaaatacaaaaagttATAAACTCGGTCCAAGGAGTCGAAGGATCTTTGAAGTATGACCCCGCCACGGGATGCCTTGTAGCCGCCGTCTCCCCAACTCAAAACCCGCCCTTGAAAACCATCGCACCTCCAAGCTGTGATTCCGTGCTTGCAGCTTCTTCTCGCAACAATGAACCCGAACTTTCGGTTCTGAAATTGGAACACGACTGCTCTCACAACAATGACCACGAAAAGGGTGAATTTGGTCTTATTGTGGAGAACCGCGAAGAAAGTTGCAGAACTACCCCTCCTGATTCAGGGATATTGCAGTATGCAAATTCTGGAGGCATGTCAAGATTGCCGCTATTTTCCGGAGGTGCCTTAAGTGATTCACATGTTACTAAAGAAATAGGTTGTCCTGAGGTTCCTCACAAAATAGATTATAATGACGACGGGATTGTGGAACACAGCAATCCTTCTTCCTCCAAAATAGATTATAATGACGACGGGATTGTGGAACACAGCAATCCTTCTTCCTCCAGCATGACGGATTCTTCCAGCGGCAGCGCGTCGAGCCACCCGACTTTCAAGAAAAAACCCAAAAGTGCATCTTTAAACGAAAACAGCCCTACCATCACCGTAAAGGCTCTATATAAGAACGACATGGTGAGGTTCAAATTCTTACTGTCCGGCAGTTACCAGCAACTTCTCGAGGAAATAGCGAAGAGATTCAAATTGTTAAATGGAACTTTTCAGCTCAAGTACAGAGACGATGAGGAAGAATGGGTGATTTTAGCAAGCGACTCAGATTTGCAGGAGTGTTTAGAGGTATTGGAAAATATTGAGTCGCGAAGAGTAAAAGTTCTAGTTCGAGATATTCCGTTTGTTGTGGGCAGCTCGCCCAGTAGCAGCTGCTTGTTAATGGAACAGTAA
- the LOC109703772 gene encoding AAA-ATPase ASD, mitochondrial-like gives MVENWAWLGSSLASLMILLPMLKMYFPHHLQFYFAWYSRKLLAFFDPYLHFTIPEFVGERMKRSEAFCAVEAYLSASCSQRARNFRAEIGKDSDRLLLSMGDNEELTDDFQGARLWWSSRSHPVEPSRSPWYQTQQVERRYYHLSFHKRHRELVIDSYLSHVLREGRAVTVSNRQRKLFTNIESSHWDFGFKRSPWSHVPFEHPSTFDTLAMPPAKKSDIIDDLIAFCNGKDYYAKIGKAWKRGYLLYGPPGTGKSTMIAAMANFLDYDIYDLELTAVKSNTELRKLFIETTGKSIIVIEDIDCSLDLTGDRKVKKKKSADDKETEDKKNAQPPLPPGMEDREKNKVTLSGLLNFIDGLWSACGGERILVFTTNHVEKLDPALIRRGRMDKHIEMPYCCFEAFKVLAKNYADVEEHDIFGQIKELLEEVKITPADVAESLMQKSEDKGVVERLENLVRVLKSAKEETEKGVANGSCSGEEEGEIVEDN, from the exons atggtggagAACTGGGCATGGCTGGGCTCGTCCCTGGCGAGCTTAATGATCCTGTTGCCGATGCTCAAGATGTACTTCCCACATCACCTCCAGTTCTATTTCGCCTGGTACAGCCGCAAGCTACTGGCCTTCTTTGATCCGTATCTTCACTTCACCATACCGGAGTTCGTGGGCGAGCGCATGAAGCGCAGCGAGGCCTTCTGCGCCGTCGAGGCCTACCTCTCCGCCTCGTGCTCGCAGCGCGCCCGCAATTTCCGGGCCGAGATCGGCAAGGACAGCGACCGCCTCCTCCTCAGCATGGGCGACAACGAGGAGCTCACCGACGACTTTCAAGGCGCCAGGCTCTGGTGGTCCTCCCGCTCCCACCCCGTCGAACCCAGCCGCTCACCCTG GTATCAGACGCAGCAGGTGGAGCGGCGGTACTACCACCTGAGCTTCCACAAGCGCCACCGCGAGCTGGTGATCGATTCCTACCTCTCGCACGTCCTCCGGGAGGGCCGCGCGGTGACGGTGAGCAACCGCCAGCGGAAGCTCTTCACCAACATCGAGAGCAGCCACTGGGACTTCGGCTTCAAGCGGTCGCCGTGGAGCCACGTCCCCTTCGAGCACCCGTCGACCTTCGACACCCTCGCCATGCCCCCGGCTAAGAAGAGCGACATCATCGACGACCTCATCGCCTTCTGCAACGGAAAGGACTACTACGCCAAGATCGGCAAGGCGTGGAAGCGCGGGTACCTGCTGTACGGGCCCCCCGGGACCGGCAAGTCGACGATGATCGCCGCCATGGCCAACTTCCTCGACTACGACATCTACGACCTCGAGCTGACCGCCGTGAAGTCCAACACCGAGCTGCGCAAGCTCTTCATCGAGACGACCGGCAAGTCGATCATCGTCATCGAGGACATCGACTGCTCGCTCGACCTGACCGGCGACcggaaggtgaagaagaagaaaagcgcGGACGACAAAGAAACTGAAGACAAGAAAAACGcgcagccgccgctgccgccgggGATGGAAGATAGGGAGAAGAACAAGGTGACGCTGTCGGGGCTGCTGAACTTCATCGACGGGCTGTGGTCGGCGTGCGGCGGGGAGAGGATCCTCGTGTTCACGACCAACCACGTGGAGAAGCTCGACCCGGCGCTGATACGGCGGGGGAGGATGGACAAGCACATCGAGATGCCGTACTGCTGCTTCGAGGCGTTCAAGGTGCTGGCGAAGAACTACGCCGACGTGGAGGAGCACGATATTTTTGGGCAGATTAAAGAATTGCTGGAGGAGGTGAAGATCACGCCGGCGGACGTCGCGGAGAGCCTGATGCAGAAGTCTGAGGACAAGGGCGTGGTTGAGCGGCTGGAGAACCTAGTGCGGGTGTTGAAGTCAGCGAAGGAGGAAACGGAGAAGGGAGTGGCAAATGGTAGCTGTAGTGGGGAGGAAGAGGGGGAGATAGTGGAGGATAATTGA
- the LOC109703773 gene encoding AAA-ATPase At3g28580-like, with translation MVEKWAWLGSGVASCMLLWEMLKMYFPHQLGFYVARCSRRLLSFFDPYLYFTIPEFAGERMKRSEAYGAVKAYLSASCSQRARSFRVEIGEDSDRPLLSMGGHEELTDDFQGARVWWSSRSHPVERSPSSWYQTPQVKRRYYHLSFHKRHRELVINSYLSHVLREGRAVTVTNRQRKLFTNIKSSHWNHVPFEHPSTFDTLAMPLAKKREIIGDLIAFRNGKDYYAKIGKAWKRGYLLYGPPGTGKSTMIAAMANFLDYDIYDLELTAVKSNTELRKLFIETTGKSIIVIEDIDCSLDLTSDRKAKKKKSADDKETEDKKNAPPPLPPGMEDREKSKVTLSGLLNFIDGLWSACGGERILVFTTNHVEKLDPALIRRGRMDKHIEMPYCCFEAFKVLAKNYTDVEEHEIFGQIKELLEEVKITPADVAESLMQKSEDKGVVERLENLVRVLKSAKEETEKGVANGSGSGEEEEEIVEDN, from the exons atggtggagAAATGGGCTTGGTTGGGTTCCGGCGTGGCGAGCTGCATGCTTCTGTGGGAAATGCTCAAGATGTACTTCCCTCATCAGCTCGGGTTCTATGTGGCCCGGTGCAGCCGCAGACTTCTGTCATTCTTTGATCCGTATCTTTACTTCACCATCCCGGAGTTTGCGGGCGAGCGCATGAAGCGTAGCGAGGCCTACGGTGCCGTCAAGGCCTACCTCTCCGCCTCATGCTCGCAGCGCGCCCGCAGTTTCAGGGTTGAGATCGGCGAGGACAGCGACCGCCCCCTCCTCAGCATGGGCGGCCACGAGGAGCTCACCGACGACTTTCAAGGCGCCAGGGTCTGGTGGTCCTCCCGCTCCCACCCTGTCGAACGCAGCCCCTCATCCTG GTATCAGACCCCACAAGTGAAGCGGCGGTACTACCACCTGAGCTTCCATAAGCGCCACCGCGAGCTGGTGATCAACTCCTACCTCTCGCACGTCCTCCGGGAGGGCCGCGCCGTGACGGTGACGAACCGCCAGCGGAAGCTCTTCACAAACATCAAAAGCAGCCACTGGAACCACGTCCCCTTCGAGCACCCGTCGACCTTCGACACCCTCGCCATGCCCCTGGCTAAGAAGCGCGAGATCATCGGCGACCTCATCGCCTTCCGCAACGGAAAGGACTACTACGCCAAGATCGGGAAGGCATGGAAGCGCGGGTACCTGCTGTACGGGCCCCCCGGGACAGGCAAGTCGACGATGATCGCCGCCATGGCCAACTTCCTCGACTACGACATCTACGACCTCGAGCTGACCGCCGTGAAGTCCAACACCGAGCTGCGCAAGCTCTTCATCGAGACGACGGGCAAGTCGATCATCGTCATCGAGGACATCGACTGCTCGCTCGACCTGACCAGCGACCggaaggcgaagaagaagaaaagcgcGGACGACAAAGAAACTGAAGACAAGAAAaacgcgccgccgccgctgccgccgggCATGGAAGATAGGGAGAAGAGCAAGGTGACGCTGTCGGGGCTGCTGAACTTCATCGACGGGCTGTGGTCGGCGTGCGGCGGGGAGCGGATCCTCGTGTTCACGACCAACCACGTGGAGAAGCTCGACCCGGCGCTGATACGGCGGGGGAGGATGGACAAGCACATCGAGATGCCGTACTGCTGTTTCGAGGCGTTCAAGGTGCTGGCGAAGAACTACACCGACGTGGAGGAGCACGAGATTTTCGGGCAGATTAAAGAATTGCTGGAGGAGGTGAAGATCACGCCGGCGGACGTCGCGGAGAGCCTGATGCAGAAGTCTGAGGACAAGGGCGTGGTTGAGCGGCTGGAGAACCTAGTGCGGGTGTTGAAGTCGGCGAAGGAGGAAACGGAGAAGGGAGTGGCAAATGGTAGTGGTAGtggggaggaagaggaggagatagTGGAGGATAATTGA